The Aphelocoma coerulescens isolate FSJ_1873_10779 chromosome 8, UR_Acoe_1.0, whole genome shotgun sequence genome contains the following window.
ATGTGATGCAttcacactctgcctctccacCACACATCCTTCCAGTACTAGATTCCAGACACTCCAGtgccagaggcagagcaaaCAGCATCACCACAGAACAAACAAGTGCAGAGGCTCCCCATGAAAAGCTCCAATGACACAGTAAAAGATAGGACATGCATGCAGTGGAATATCTGTCATCAAAAGTCAACCAGAACATACTCCTGGCCTTGACCCAATGCCAGGAATCCAAGTTTTCAGCCCAGGTGGAAATACACTAAATTAACCAAGCACAACAGCTCAGCACATAGGTGGAATTCCTCAAAGAGCCCACATCCTCACTGGCTGCCTTCTTATTACCACCTAAAACCCTGTCTCAGTGTGTccctttcacacacacacacctacaCCCCCCTCCCACTTGCTGTGGAGATCACATCACATTTCTCTGCAGCACCAAGCCCATAGGAGTGGTTGACCAACACTTGCAAATATAATACTTTTTTCAGCACAAAAACAGTACTAAACCACATCAATACCTAGTAAATCATTTTCTTCCCCCTCACTCAACAAACAGCAAAATGATGATAAAAGTCTGTCAGCAAGACATTGATCTCTCACTTctaaaacccaaaataaaaagcaaaaacatcACTCCTAAAGTGCACACGTACATCTAATAAGTGCAATTAACTAGCTACCTACCACTGTGTCAGGCTGCTGCCCACAGAGCAAGAGGAAGCAGCAAAAACCAGTAAGATTTGTAAAGTCAGCTCTGAGGCAGCTCCTAGCAGGAGTGGGAacagaagaaactgaaaaacgTACAACCATATGATGCAGCTGAAATAGTCCAGGTCTTCAGAGTCATCATGGCAAATACCAGTCAGAGAAGGCAGTCTTTATCAGAGAGTAAATCAAACTGTGTGTCCGAGGCCGCTCTAGAGGCCAGTTAAAATAGACTGTAAAACTACTGTAGTGGAAATTTTCTAGGCCGCAAATATCTGTAATGTAACAAATTCATGGCTGTGCTGTCTTCTGCTTGAAGAATCACTCTTGTTTATGTGAGGAAATTAAGTTGAAAATCACAGGCATGTGAGACTCTACATCTAAAGTAAAAGGAGTTTCCTGTTCAAAGTAGCCAAATTATAGTTtcaaagcaaaagcaaaccaaaccacACAAGGCTTATCCACAAATTTGACAATAAAAAAAGCTGATTCTTAGGCAGCTCTGAGAAGATTTCTTTCCTCTTAGGTCCTTTCAAGTCCAGCAACTCAGGAAGCATCGCTACATTTCCCACACTACAAAATCAGCACAAGAATGTTCAAAACATAAGCTGTGTCTAACCTTGTCCCTCAAACACATACTTTGGTGTCCACTGTTATCTCCTAGAACATACACAACTCCAGACAACAGGAAGTGTTTATCAGTGGGCATCAGTTGCTGCGGGAAGCTGACCTCCAAGAACCACTTCCATCCAGACAGGGAGAGACAGAGACTGATGCAAAGTTGAGATTTCCTTAATGTTCCAAGCTGCCTGTATGTCTGCAGCACCCAAAATAACTCTGCTTTCCTCCAATATTCCTctatttcctcctcctttccctcttgACCAAGCCATCACCAGCCTGTAAAATGTATCTGTGCTCCCTTTTCTGTCAGTGGAAACCCGAGACAAGCAGTGAGCACACCCTCACCTCTCGTGGCTGATCAGGATGTGTGCAGGCACCGGCACCATCACCTGgagcccctcctgctccctggcacGGGCATGCAAACacaccagctgcagctctgccactcCCACGGGCTGCACCTCATGCCAGTTCCTCCCTAGAAACGTTCGTCGGGGATAAGAGGGGCAGAACACAAAACACAAGTTTTAATCAGTCAAATAACAAATGCAGTATTTAAATTAACATCTaaggttttgttttccctctccctccccacagGAAAACTCCACTCATCTGCCAAATTCCCCTCCTGAGAAGCAATCCTGCTGAAGAAACCCACAGAGCAGGACCAGACTGCTTGCTCCAGAGCTGCACTGATAGATGGTAAGCAGGGATCTGTCTGACAAAGCTCCCCttcaaaaggcaaaaagaagacaaaaccaTGCAGCTTCAGTCATCTGTAGCACTGTAACCCAAATGTGGACTTCATCAGCACCCTGAACTGTGAAGAACAGGTGCTAAAAGCATGGTTAATGATAACACAAAGTTCTAACCTCCTGCTGAAGTTTTTGCCCCAGAACTAGAGAAATCTTCTTTTAAAGACTATTAAGGCATTTTCTTCAGAAGTGTAACAGCAACAGACACAGTAATTTCTGGACTGTAaaatccctcccttccctgacCTTGAGAAGCACCAGGCTCCAAGCaaacctgaaatatttttcttaggcTGGCTGGCTGCCTACTCACCGTCCCTTTTCAATAAAGCCAACCTAGAAGAATCCAGGCAGAACTTTATATATCACATAACTCTGCCTCACTCTGAGCAGACACCAGAAGACTACACTAGATTTCACAGGATCATTTTGGCGgtaaaagccctctaagatcattgagtcccaTCACTGACCTGATACTGCCAGGTCCTCCACCAAGCCATGACCCTAAGCACAACACCTACAGTTTGTTATAAATTACTATATTGTTATGTTATATTATATTACTACAATGGTTATGAATTACTGCTACCACACTTGACTTAGGTGAAACACTGTTATGTGAGTAACTTCACATTAATCTACAAGTGAAGACTATCACAAGCTCAATCACTGAACTTGTCACTTCACCTTCCTacattccttttccttcccctactcctcttttgctcttttttccgTGCTGACTGCCTTTGCCCTGGAACACCTGCACCTAGAGCTGCTGGATGAAATGGGTCCTCATCTTTGCACAGGCTCCAGGGAGACAGAGGATAGAAACTTTCAGCACAACAAGTCTCAAAATGGGCACCAAGGACTTTGTAGGAAAGGTCTGTCCCAGTGCAAACAATTAATTTAACAGGTCCTAAGAGCAAAGACATTTGTTGGGATACAGTCACTTCCTTGATTTACCTTCTAAGAGGTCCAGGTACACCAGAAAGGCAGCATAGACTTGAGTGCTGTCAGATACATCAAGTGACATCATTTCTGTGAACTGAGACCCAAAGAGGAACGTCAGTGAAGGAAAGCACAGGTTATACTAAGAATGCACACACCATCTCTACAGCCAGCAGAGACACTGGAATCTCACACCAGCTTTAAGGTAATCAAAAAGCAGGACTTGTTTTCTGACAGTATCTCAAAAGctcttttttctcctgcattccCCATATTTTAGCACtttaaaaaagcaagcaaaacgAACAAATACAAGAGGAATCACAACTATTTCTGGGACAGCTCTAGCTTTGTGGAATTTTACCTATTTTGGGGTAAATACTTTTACCTATTTTTGCTGCAGCACATGAACATAAGACGATGGCCAAATTAAACACCTCCATGTTTTCGGTGTGGTAAAAATTAAGATGGAGTCGAAGTTTAAAGCATTTACATTTCCCAGCCGGGATTCCATGATTTATAACCTCCACCCCTGCCAGCAGTGGCATTCCCCAACTACCCCACGGGCCGGAGTCCCCCTCGATACACCCAATATAATAGATTATATTAGCATCTCCCCCCAGAACCCTCCGGGGGGGACCCACGTGCACCTCGAGAGCCGCGAGGGAGGAATCCTGCGGGGTCCTGGCGGGAGAGCGGGACCCCCGAGAGACCAAGAGACCCCCGGCCCGGCCTACCGTGGGGTGAGTCGCGATCCAGTTGCCGCCAGCCGCCCCCGACCAGCTGCCCTGTGCCCCCGGGGCCCGCCCGGCCACGGAGGAGCCCTGGCCCGGGTCGGTGCCCCGCTCGCCCCCCGGGGCCAGGTAAATGttcccccggcccgccccggccgccggctCCATGCTCTCCCGCCTGTGTGCAACGCGGCTTCACTCCGGGCGGCGCCGCGCACCCCAGCGCTTCCCGGAAACTGCCGCGCCGCCCCGACCGTTCCGCCTCCGCTCCGTTCCTACCCCCTATCCCAGCCATGGCCTTTCACGGTCCCTTCTTCTAAAGGCTCCAAAGCAACGAATACGTTATCAATCTGCAGTGTCCAGAGCTTTTATAGATTGCATGTTAGGGACATGAATTCAAGGTACTGCTATTAAAAGCACTTTGGACTGTTTCACTAGAAATAGCTCTGACTTCCAATGAGAATATGCTTTACCTAATGCCAAATGTCCCAGGTCTGGCTTACCAGCTGCATCTGTCTCAGTGTCTCTTCTGATACATTTCAAACACTGGCTATTCTATTATAAAAGCATCAATGCAAATTGGTCTATATGTATGTAACCCATATGTGGTTTGTAGCCACAGGAAGTCGTATTTGGGCCAATCTAATTCAAGGAATTTTGAGGTAGCTGGCTGCTTAAAAAGCATAGTGTTAGCCAGCACTCCAATTCCCTGGGCACAGAATAGATAGCTAGATAGCTAGATGGGATAAAAAAATCAAGTCTCCAAGACTTCCATGGAAGAGTTGGCAACAGTGGTTCACTCATCTGTTGGGAAATAATTGGATGGATTTGAGTTCTTAGAGGTGAAGAAGCAAGTAGAAGGAGATGGATCCACATCAATCTATAGATGAGACAATTTACATCAGCAGGATGGAACCTGTTTTCTACAATGTGGGAAACAAGTCTAATTTAGAAGAAATCTGCCTCAGAGAGAATTTGTCACCTGCCAAACGGAGGGATTATCCCTCTGCCAGAGACAGTTGTCGCAGCTGGAATCTTCTTGTTTGGTGTAGATATGTAGAGGAGGCTGAAACAAATGACTTAAATTGTTTTCTGCAGGACTTAACATCTGCAAAAAGCCATTTCTTCCTCAAAGCTAAAATATTTCACCACAGAGTGGCTCATTGTCCTGTCACAGCAGGATGGAGTctgggcttaaaaaaaaaaaaaaaccacaggatATACTTTTGGCCACTAATAAAGAAGTCAAAATGCATACAGATTTCTTTGGACGTGCACATAAAGTCACACACATTGATAGGTGTTGGAATGACACGAATTGTCAGGGCAACTGTTCACCTGAGCTCTCCAAACTTTGCCCCACACTGTGTGTAACTGGGAGTGAGAGATCAAGCTGCACTGActcctttctcttctgtgtGGAAGAACATCTCATGTTGCAGGCATCTGCTGCTCTCCCTTTTTTGTGTTCCACAGCAGCCAGCCAGCACAGGGAGTTGTGTGAGTGAGGGAACGTCACTTTGGAGAACAAATTACTGGCTttgggatgctgctggaggCATTCCATTTGCCCCCAGCAAACCATTATGGCTCTGACGCTGctcacaaaataaaaagaagggaGGAGTCTGAAAAGAGCTGAAGGTAGTTCAGATTTCACTGAGGGCATCGAGAGCTGCACAGGCTAAAAACACACTCGGAGTTCTGGCAAAGGCAGGCACAGGAGGGGCGTATTTCTGCTGAAATATCGTAAAATCAGAAGGACTGTGACCCAGCTTGAGTGTTCAGTGGATGGAAAAAGCTGGCTTCCAGCCCCACACCAAATATAATTCAGCAGCATTAGTCCCCACCCTCCAAATGTGAGCGGTCCTGTGGGCGGCAGTGGAATTCCGTGCGTGTGGATTGGGCTGGCTCCTGCAAAACTCTAGTCACCTCGCACAAGCTGCAAAGCTGCTCCTTCTATTTGGTTAATGAATCCAAGCATAAAAGCAACATGTGGCAAACTAACCATGAAAGAAAAGCCTCATTAATGTATCTAGAAGGACAATTATAAAGGCATCGTGAAGGGCAAACAGGAGGAACATATTTGCACTAATTGTTCAGGAAGATGCATACAAATTGAGAGAGCTTCTCAAATTTTAGTACAGATGATTCTATGACCCCTGGAGATTCTTTATCAAAGTTCCTAGGATGATCCTTTTTGTGATAGCTTTTGGGAAGTCATCTGATTGGGAAACTGAAACAATATAATTTGGTGTGGGTGACAAATTAAGTTCTATAAGCAAAGAAGAGCAAACATTAACTCTCTCTCTAtacgtgtgtgtgtatatatttttatatatatactaCCTGGATGCAAGCAATTCACAATGAGATTATGGATAATTAAACAATTGTTTGCTTGCTAAAGGTTTCCTCCATTTTAAGTGTTGCAAGC
Protein-coding sequences here:
- the TSEN15 gene encoding tRNA-splicing endonuclease subunit Sen15 is translated as MEPAAGAGRGNIYLAPGGERGTDPGQGSSVAGRAPGAQGSWSGAAGGNWIATHPTFTEMMSLDVSDSTQVYAAFLVYLDLLEGRNWHEVQPVGVAELQLVCLHARAREQEGLQVMVPVPAHILISHERLREILKKASLPPEDPNTLLSVTLAIVETDSTIVYYKMTDGFVMPDPPDDTEDVDSKQWRKKRKKLFK